GAAGTTTTCCATGGGCTACCAGTTTGCTGATTCATCTGAgtgattaaattttcattttatgatGGATGTCAACGTTTGACATGCAGGAGGAGTCACAGGACTACATCAAGAGGCAGCAGTTGCGTGAACTTGCTATGCTGAATTCAAATTTCAGAGAAGAGAGTCCAGGGCCAAGTGGCAGTGTGTCTCCATTCAACTCCAGTGGAATGAAACGCGCAAAGACGGGTCGCTGAAAGTTGTCGTCGGTGGACGGTGTAGATGATGAGTATTGTGGTCCTCCAGCTATTGATTGCTGGGAATATCTTCCAGTACATGTCTGATTCCATGCAAGCTATGAAAGAATAGGCTAACAATTCTTGCTGGTTAGCACTCTGCTGGTTTTTCCTCACCCTTTTTGTTCCTGAACAGACAGGAGACAAAGCTGGAATGAGGAagttttaaaagagaaaaaattatatagttgGGGGTATTGAGAATAGGTTTGTTCAGACCaaccctttttttttccttgcaAACTTAATACATTCATTGAATTTATTCTTGCGTCAGTTACTTTTGAGAAGTGTGGAATATATACATGTGATGgttggtggtgatggtggtgaAGTTTTAGGTCCAAGACAAGTGTTTATTGGCATGTGACACTGTCAAAGTCTCATggtgttttaatatttatgataagCTAGCATAGGATGGATTCTTTTTAGTTGTTTGTCACAGGCATTTGGTTTCTCTTCGGAGGGCTATGCACTGTAGTTGAAATTATGCATGTCAGATAAACTTCTTACCATGTACCATTAAAAGAACAAATGTGGTATTTGTTTATATAGAATGGTACATTTAAATCTTTTGCAACGCCTTTTATTTcaccatataaatttcttttgctGTCAAAACTCCTACACCATGGATTCTGCATTGGCCTACTGCTAAGAAATGTGGCTTTTGCACATCCTTTGAAGCTGAACTGATGGATATTTTGAAGGGTGTCAAACTTCACTTGGAGCATTGCTATCTGCCAAGTTCAGATGTTAGACAAAACCTCTGGTGCTAATCATTTGGTCACAGATAGGTAATGCCTGTgacatctttttcttctctgtATTTTCTTATCCTCTTGTATTGTTTTCataaaatcacaaacaaaaagttaaataagtttttagtttttaaattttgatgtaaaattaaaatttgtttttgtttcaaattttaatatagttgATTTTTAggtttctaaaaataaatagatatagtATACTTTAATCTATTTgtgttaaattgttttaatgTATCAAACGACTTCAAATGATAGTGTTTTAGCTGTTATTCCATTTGACATTTTCAAACGTAgtttaacatatataaaaaatttaatattattaattaaaaggattatatatatttaatttcaaaaattgagaattaaaatgtattaaagtttaaatagatgaattttaattttgtgtccaagttcaaaaattaaaaacatatttagtttTAAACAAAAGTTTATCTCCTAAAAAAATCcataacttataaaaaaataaatatatgttatggTTTACAAAATTTTGCCATGTTTTTACATCTCGAGTTCTTATGAATAAACCAAAAATCACCCAAAACACGTTTCGGTTGCGACTAGACAGATGAATGAATCAAAGTTTGACTAAACATCTCCAGAAGAGAAGTCATATTTAGAGTTGcaagtttttataaaactttgaaTTTTGTAGAATTTTTCGTTATAATTGTTGATGTAACaataaatttagattttgagtcacaagaataaaaaagcaatatttttcaatatgaaaaaaaaaattgtttcttagACATATTTCATAATAACAAACATTTTTAGGTTGAAGTgtgaataaatttattgttaagAAGTCTTATAAGACAAGTTACATCAGAAAAATATATGTGTGTGATTTTTAAATTACGTTATATAATGAGAttcagaaaatataaattaaaactatacTTTATGGCTTTTACAATGAAAATAGAGTagatatgaaaaagaaaatgtaacttaaaagtaatagaaaaagaaaagaacataatacttgaaaataattatggttgatttaaaagaataaaatatagattacaatcatataattatagtaattatcaaaatttcctttaaaaattaaatataaaaaatatatcgtATATagcattaatatttttaaaaatggcATAATCGACCAGGTAGAATCAATAATGAATTATGTcctgaaaaaatataatatgaagAATTTtgacataatcaattatgaaatGAATAATGGATTATCTAGACATGTGCTATAgtaatttagtaaataaaaatatgcacaatcaattaatatatatatatatatatatatatatatatatatatatatatataatcatgtaactgtaaaaaaataataaatatcctATTTGTTTACTGTCGGAgtaaagtttgaagaaatataattattcttatCATACTAAATAGTTTCATCTTCTAAAATGTTAATATTCTAAGTGGCTTATCTTACATCTTTAGGCTTAATTTCTATGTATCCTGTTTTAGAGtgttttttgtttctaaaagatatttagaaggatagaaataataataagttaataTTTGGTGaagatttagaaaaataatttttaatttttttagaaagtgAGTGAAGTGATTTACATTATTTACATGCATTcaccttaataataaaaaggatATATTAGAGAgtgtatttttaatgttttaaaataatatgttatatgCATCTAcgtaatataaatttagaattagCGTCTTCTTTACATAAATCAAATGCATATCGCAGCACTGATTAAGATCAAACCCCAAAACACATCACAAACTTTTAGGGTGTGTTCTTTTGggggatttgggggagatgatttgggggagatgatttgaatgaatttgtgtggatttgagggtaattttgtagttatttttttgagtggatttgtgggtaattgagagtgaatttagaagtaaagtttatgagaattagtgtaggatttgattgatgtgatagattttaaaaattagtttaattggtagaaaatgaagatgaCCAAATtgcccctagttataaaagtattataaaatgtaattttgtaatgttatatttaattgtaaaaatgtttatgaagaggaaaaaattagaaataattgttaaaattaatgtttaaaaataataaaagttataatgtagTAATAATTTTGTGTAATAAAATGTAGTAATAATATagtaataaaagttataatgtagtaataatgtagtaataataaaaataataaaagttataataaaagtttaaaaatatcaGCTGCTGGAAAACgtaattttgagaaaatttcgCTTCAGGAAATGCAAATGATTTTGAATTGAATCAATTTTGAATCAGGTGATGAAAATTATAGCATTTCAAAGTAAATTTCCGAAAACTAAGGCTAAATTCTTTCAATTCTTTGCGTTTAGGAGCTCGAACAGTTTTTGCACCTGTTTTTGCACAAGTTATGGCAGCATGGCACACAACTATTGTCCTCTTCCAATacagttacattttttttatatatatatattttgaaagattACAAAACTATTGCATAAAATctataaatcatattataatcATCACATCTGTTATTGGCGTCTTGATATTTTGTTTCCCACTTTCCCACCACTCACAATCTTCTGCTCTCCATCCTCTCAAGTGggttcattctcattccattttTTAGTGTTGCTGTCTGAAAATCAGTTACTTCTCCTCAGTTTGTTTCTGCTTTCTGTGCTTTTGATTGAGGTTGGTTCTTCTTGTATGGTATATAAAGTTggcctttttatttatttttttcatctttatgttgTTGATTGTCCAGTTTACTTCTGTTTTAGAATGTTGAATGACCTTCCTTTTCTGGTTTTGAGATGGTGAAATGCAAGATTATTGGTGTTGTCTTTAGTATAACAACAGATACTGTCATTTAAATGAACTCATTCAAGCACATTTGTCTGGTTTGGTACCCTTACAAATTCATCAATGTGCAATTTACTCTGGAAATTCTTGGACTTTGTCTTGACCTTGTGCATTTATATGAACTGCGTATATTccattgtttctttttcttttatgttttgttttaagtgTAAGAAAGTTGTGTGCCATGCTGCCATAACTTGTGCAAAAACAGTTGCCATCCTCCACCCTCCACCATCATCCACCTTCGTCACCTTCAGCTCTTGTCTGTCAACAACAACCTGCATCCCATCCTCTGCTACGTCCAGCCTCCACCATCATCCACCATCCTCCACCTTCCTCACCTTCATGCGGGTCTGTGAAGAAGAACAACAAGCTGCAGGCCATCCGCTGTGCATCGTCCAGGCTCCGCCATGCTCCACCTTCGTCTCCTTCATTCGGCATCTAATATTACAGGACCACCAATTTTCGAATGCTGGTAACCGGTTACTCAGTGCGTAACCGATTACGTATGGCTTcgttttcatcttcttcagcgtAACCGGTTACACCTCCAATAACCGATTACACCACCCTCGCTTTTAACTTCCTTCACCCGTAGCCACATCTATGCACCGTATTTTACATAACCATGgttgtcttcttcctcttcaaccGCATGGTTCATCTTCACCCAGCCATTTCCTTCCCTTCAAAACACACCACCCTTCTTCGTCTTCAACACCGGCCCTCCACCACACACATGCCTCCAACCTGCAAGTTTAAAACTCTTCACACCTCACCATTACCTGATATGAACTCCTCCTCTCCTTGCACAGAACTTCAGCTCATCCTCATACAACACACTTTGTGGTTCATGTCACTGCAGCAAGCATATGTCAGACGTGggtaatattttatgttattatgtATACGGTATTACGGAAATGAGGCAGGGCAAATGTGTAAATGGGTAAGAATCCGCGCAAATCATCTCAATTATACGAAGATCGTTGAAACCGTGCCATCCCGCAAATCCGTCCATTTCCGTCTTCGACAATCGCTTGAAACGAACACGCTCACCTCTATCCATCGTCGCTCGCAAATCACTGTGAACAGTGAATTCCTCTCATGCGAACAGAGCCTTAAACAGGGAATTCGACTCTCCAAAATCTGAATTTCCACCATAAAATAAAAGTGCtaattaaaaaaaggtttaatcattcaggAGGTACTTATTTTTCGAGGAGGATTTCAATTTCGTCCTGTTTTTTTTCGGTTTTTTAATTGGGTcctaattttatgaaaattgcaacaattgggTCTCTACCGTTAAATTGGACCCAACGACGTTAGTGTGTggttgacgtggcacgctggAGTCCCTTTCTTAATTGATGTGGCACGCTGGAGCGAgtgtttttaattgatgtggatTAATAATGAAGAATCAAGGTTGAGGTCACTGATGTAGTTGGAGGAGAGACTACACCTTCGACGTTGTCGCCGAATTCAACGCCTCCGCCAACGTCTTCTTCCCATCCACTGCATTTTTCCACCTCCTATTTCACAAGGGGGCATTTTTTTAGTCTGACGAACCCTTATCAGAAATTCTCCCAATTCTTGTTTTTTACTCCTCGTACAAACCCTAGCATTAGAGGGTTTTCTCTCCTTTCCTGTTTTATAAAGAGGCTTGACAAAATAGGGAGACACCATTCTCCTTCCCCTTTTGGTTCTGGTTAAGGTCTGTAGAGAACCAATTTCTTCTCCCCTCTTTTAGGTTTTGTTTCGCATCAGGAGGACGTCAATCTCCTCTTCTTTTTTTGGTTCTGGCGCGGTCTTTGCAAGGAAGGAGATGATGGGTCAGATAGGCGCGGTGTTTCTGCGACATCTGGGTTCGCTCTCCGGCGGCGAAAGTCTCTGTTAGTTGGCATTCTCGTGGCCGCACATGGCACTGCATTAGGGTTTCGTTTTAGGGATTTTGGGGTTTCTGATTTTGGGTTGAgtctgaagaagaagacatgtgttttgttcttgttttctgtgttttgttcttgttttctatgtttggttttgattgaattgaaaaataaataaaaggaaagaatTATAACGtagataaacttttaaaatgaaaagtaatcaaaaggaaataaaaacataaggaaacttttaaaatgaaaagtaataaaaaaaaatctactttCTCCTATAATGTGTCAACCACCTCAATTAAGTAACCAACTCCAACGTGCCACGTCAATCACAAACTAACTCAGaattattaaaccttaaaaaaataatgctattttttttaatgagtatCATTTGCGGGAAAAATCTATTCCACCAACTCCACGAATAACTTTTTCCCTTTCCTGTCCACAACatcaaattttatcttataaacatatattaatttagtctGTATTTTTGAGACTGTAGTAGctattttcatcatttgattcttttcatcattttttaatccaaatacctcaaataatttcttaatttcttttaatggAAAACACCTCAAACAcctttctaattttctttattggaaatataatacatattatatatgagttaataagagttttttttttatcttcatgATTTTACTAGCATTACCATATTTAAATGCAATAAAGTGGAAATACTTGAAAGCACAAAGATTTATCAGTTTTAATAGATGCCGTTATGATAACTAGGTATTGgatattctttttgttttacaatttgaagaattaagaaaatataatgaaCTGGTGGAAATTCTCTCAGAAAGAAAGTAAATTCTCTCACAGTATTTCGTATCTTTTCGAAATAATTTCAGATATTTATAATGAATCAAAGATATAAATAATTCtcaaatttttacaattataagtttaataaaaaaacaaagttaatttcagtagaacataaaacaatatattaaaagttaaagtttatAGCCATCgagaactaaaatataattaaaaatagctAGGGTTGAAGATgataaaagataagtaaagacgAAGAATCCtaatttgaatttcaattattagaaaatttcttttattatatatttcactTGTTTTGAATGTGTGAGAATCATTCCTACTAACACATTATctaaaaattaatctattaacCCAATTTAATGGCAAGAAGCCAATTGGTTCCTTTTTcacatttaattgaaaaaaataagatttattaaaaaaatccaaCAAAAAATAGAGACAGCCGAAGTTGTTTAACGTTAGTATTCCTAATttgagtatatttttttaagtcatAGTATTAGTAtccatatatacatataatttaaatatactattgttcaaatataaagtattatgaaggttaaaattattcttttataattttattacctTTTACATATGTGTatacttttttctattttaaattaactattataaaattaaataaatttaaaagaataagttCACAGCATAATAAATAACAATGTAAATACTATTTAGTTAAAAAGAATATGTGTAATATCATATATACATtctaattccttaaaacaacaTATACAATGTATTACTAATTTTTGTTTCTGTCCAAACCACTGTATATAAAAGTGATTTTCCCATTTTACAAACTCTGATTGCTTCACTCCAAATTCctttaaagaataaattaacCTAATGTGGTGTGGTGTCTCTTGCTTTTAATTTCTTCAACAATCACTTAATAAAAAGGGTTTTTTTCTGCTGAAGGTTTAAGCTTTGTTCTTGTGAGTCTCGCCAGCAGCCATCATTTATTCTCTCACCAAACCACCCTCCAGATCCAGGTAAGAGCTACTTGCATGATCCCAACCCTCTTTCAAAAATCCgatctttcttttaaaaattcatttttttttatttgtatactCCTCTTCTCATGGCTATGAATGATCTGCTGCTATGATCATGAATAAATGACGCGAAATTCGTTCATTGATCTCCCAAAGtttttgctttctttgatttttcATCTTTTACAGATCAAATGGCTGCCATGGGTATGTTGTGTTTGTCTCCACTATCAGGTCAACAACAAGCACTTTCTTTCCCATCATTGCCATCTACATCGCCTAAACTTCAGAATCGTCCTCTGTATCTCACCAATTTACCTCATTTTCCCCAAAGGCTGAGGCCTTCCTTCGCCGGAGGGGACGGCGGAGATGGGGTCGGGCGTGGTGGAGGTGGCGGTGGTGGAGGCGGAGGTGACGACGGAGATTCCAAAGATTCTTCTTTTGGGATTTTGGGTCTCTTTCTGAACGGGTGGAGATCAAGGGTTGCCGCTGATCCACAATTTCCGTTCAAGGTTTTGATGGAGGAGCTGGTAGGTGTGAGTGCTTGTGTTTTAGGTGACATGGCTTCAAGGCCTAATTTTGGGTTGAATGAACTTGACTTTGTCTTTTCAACTTTGGTTGTTGGGGCTATTCTGAATTTCACTCTGATGTATCTGTTGGCACCTACCATGACATCGGCAGCATCCAGCGTACCTGGCATATTTGCCTCATGCCCCAAGAGTCACATGTTTGAGCCAGGAGCTTTTTCCCTTCTTGATAGGTTTGGAACCTTGGTGTACAAAGGTACCATTTTTGCTGTTGTCGGTTTTGGTGCTGGACTAGTTGGAACCACACTTTCCAATGGGTTGATCAGtatgaggaagaagatggatcCAACCTTTGAGACCCCTAACAAGGCCCCACCTACCCTTTTGAATGCTCTGACTTGGGCAGGTCACATGGGGGTTAGCAGCAACCTGAGGTATCAGACTCTGAATGGTGTTGAGTTCATGCTGGAGAGAGTGCTTAACCCCTTGGCCTTCAAGTCCTCGGTGTTGGCTCTGAGGTGTGTGAACAATGTTCTTGGGGGCATGTCCTTTGTGGTGTTGGCAAGGCTAACTGGGGCACAGAGTGTTggggagaagaaggagaatgagGTTGCTTTGATTTCTGAGAAAGAGAAGGTGGAGTCGTC
This sequence is a window from Vigna angularis cultivar LongXiaoDou No.4 chromosome 2, ASM1680809v1, whole genome shotgun sequence. Protein-coding genes within it:
- the LOC108321331 gene encoding protein RETICULATA-RELATED 2, chloroplastic, which codes for MAAMGMLCLSPLSGQQQALSFPSLPSTSPKLQNRPLYLTNLPHFPQRLRPSFAGGDGGDGVGRGGGGGGGGGGDDGDSKDSSFGILGLFLNGWRSRVAADPQFPFKVLMEELVGVSACVLGDMASRPNFGLNELDFVFSTLVVGAILNFTLMYLLAPTMTSAASSVPGIFASCPKSHMFEPGAFSLLDRFGTLVYKGTIFAVVGFGAGLVGTTLSNGLISMRKKMDPTFETPNKAPPTLLNALTWAGHMGVSSNLRYQTLNGVEFMLERVLNPLAFKSSVLALRCVNNVLGGMSFVVLARLTGAQSVGEKKENEVALISEKEKVESSEREEGLQNQSTEPSK